A genomic region of Caenorhabditis elegans chromosome V contains the following coding sequences:
- the Y39B6A.9 gene encoding Glycine-rich cell wall structural protein 1.8-like (Confirmed by transcript evidence), producing MTRRVLLLSASVLLATAGYAPEPYYNKYGGYHKALDKKHGGYEADQTGYGGHNGMSDYGNEQGAYGHYDGKYGEAGKKSGQEYYAKGDEHGHGDEAHEKGLKKNGDAYGGKKFSYFTSGSGPYGSYQKGYYGSDGYEHDDHKSKYSSHNEDNGFKKGYDGAGAGHDDKYTSYDKEDAGHKKHHDKYDIGKYGAKQGGYAKQGHEEGWKNEAQKNSYGSRENGQEYGHPYY from the exons ATGACCCGTCGTGTGCTTCTTCTGTCTGCCTCAGTACTCCTAGCCACGGCCGGCTACGCACCAGAGCCCTACTACAACAAATACGGGGGCTACCACAAGGCTTTGGACAAGAAGCACGGCGGTTATGAAGCCGATCAAACCGGTTACGGTGGACACAACGGAATGTCGGATTACGGTAATGAGCAGGGAGCCTACGGACATTATGATGGGAAGTATGGAGAAGCTGGGAAAAAGTCTGGACAGGAGTACTATGCCAAGGGGGATGAGCATGGACATGGAGATGAGGCTCATGAAAAGGGACTGAAGAAGAATGGAG ACGCCTATGGTGGAAAGAAGTTCTCCTACTTCACATCTGGCTCCGGACCATATGGATCATACCAAAAGGGTTACTATGGCTCCGATGGATATGAGCATGACGATCACAAGAGCAAATACTCATCCCATAACGAGGATAATGGGTTCAAGAAGGGTTATGATGGTGCTGGAGCTGGTCATGATGATAAGTACACTAGCTATGATAAG GAAGACGCCGGCCACAAGAAACACCACGACAAGTACGACATCGGAAAGTACGGAGCCAAGCAGGGAGGCTATGCTAAACAAGGACACGAGGAGGGATGGAAGAACGAGGCCCAGAAAAATAGTTATGGATCCCGTGAAAATGGACAAGAATATGGACATCCATACTATTAA